One window of Klebsiella quasivariicola genomic DNA carries:
- the aaeX gene encoding p-hydroxybenzoic acid efflux pump operon protein AaeX: MSLFPVIVIFGLSFPPIFFELLLSLAIFWLVHRLLVPTGIYDFVWHPALFNTALYCCLFYLISRLFV; this comes from the coding sequence ATGAGTCTGTTTCCTGTCATCGTGATTTTCGGCTTATCGTTTCCGCCGATCTTCTTCGAGTTGCTATTGTCGCTGGCCATCTTCTGGCTGGTGCACCGATTGCTGGTTCCGACCGGCATATACGATTTTGTCTGGCACCCTGCACTGTTTAATACGGCGCTTTATTGCTGCCTTTTTTATTTGATATCGCGCTTGTTCGTTTGA
- the tldD gene encoding metalloprotease TldD: MSLNLVSEQLLSANGLNHQDLFAILGQLTERRLDYGDLYFQSSYHESWVLEDSIIKDGSYNIDQGVGVRAVSGEKTGFAYADQISKLALEQSAQAARTIVRETGNGKVQTLGAVEHSALYTSIDPLQSMSREEKLDILRRVDNVARAADKRVQEVSASLSGVYELILVAATDGTLAADVRPLVRLSVSVLVEEDGKRERGSSGGGGRFGYDYFLASQDGEVRADAWAKEAVRMALVNLSAVAAPAGMLPVVLGAGWPGVLLHEAVGHGLEGDFNRRGTSVFSGHMGDLVASELCTVVDDGTIVDRRGSVAIDDEGTPGQYNVLIENGILKGYMQDKLNARLMDVAPTGNGRRESYAHLPMPRMTNTYMLAGQSTPQEIIESVDYGIFAPNFGGGQVDITSGKFVFSTSEAYLIEKGKVTKAVKGATLIGSGIETMQQISMVGNDLRLDNGVGVCGKEGQSVPVGVGQPTLKVDNLTVGGTA; encoded by the coding sequence ATGAGTCTGAACCTGGTAAGTGAACAACTACTGTCGGCAAATGGCCTGAATCATCAGGATCTGTTTGCCATTCTTGGTCAACTGACCGAGCGCCGCCTCGATTACGGCGATCTCTATTTTCAGTCGAGCTATCACGAATCCTGGGTTCTGGAAGACAGCATCATTAAAGATGGGTCGTACAACATTGACCAGGGCGTAGGCGTGCGCGCCGTTAGCGGCGAAAAAACGGGTTTTGCCTACGCGGACCAGATCAGCAAGCTGGCGCTGGAGCAGAGCGCTCAGGCGGCGCGGACCATTGTGCGCGAGACCGGCAATGGCAAAGTACAAACCCTCGGCGCCGTAGAGCATAGTGCCCTCTACACCAGCATCGACCCGCTGCAGAGCATGAGCCGGGAAGAGAAGCTGGATATTCTGCGTCGGGTGGACAATGTCGCCCGGGCGGCGGACAAGCGTGTGCAGGAGGTTTCAGCCAGCCTGAGCGGGGTGTATGAGCTGATTCTGGTGGCCGCCACCGACGGCACCCTGGCGGCCGACGTTCGTCCGCTGGTTCGTCTTTCCGTTAGCGTACTGGTGGAAGAAGATGGCAAGCGCGAACGCGGCAGCAGCGGCGGCGGCGGACGTTTTGGCTATGACTATTTCCTCGCCTCCCAGGATGGCGAAGTACGGGCCGATGCCTGGGCGAAAGAAGCGGTACGCATGGCGCTGGTTAACCTCTCGGCGGTCGCCGCGCCAGCGGGGATGCTGCCGGTGGTACTTGGCGCTGGCTGGCCTGGCGTCCTGCTGCATGAAGCGGTTGGCCATGGTCTGGAAGGTGATTTCAACCGTCGCGGCACCTCGGTCTTTAGCGGCCATATGGGAGATTTGGTGGCCTCTGAGCTGTGCACCGTGGTGGATGACGGTACCATCGTCGATCGTCGTGGTTCGGTGGCCATCGATGACGAAGGCACGCCGGGGCAATACAACGTGCTGATCGAAAACGGCATCCTGAAAGGCTATATGCAGGATAAGCTCAATGCGCGCCTGATGGACGTCGCGCCGACCGGCAATGGCCGCCGCGAGTCGTATGCCCATCTGCCGATGCCGCGTATGACCAACACTTATATGCTGGCGGGCCAGTCGACGCCGCAGGAGATTATTGAGTCAGTTGACTATGGGATCTTCGCACCTAACTTTGGCGGCGGGCAGGTGGATATCACCTCCGGTAAGTTCGTTTTCTCCACCTCTGAGGCCTATCTGATTGAAAAAGGGAAGGTCACGAAGGCGGTGAAAGGGGCCACGCTGATAGGCTCCGGCATTGAGACTATGCAGCAGATTTCGATGGTGGGCAACGACCTGCGCCTGGATAACGGCGTCGGCGTCTGCGGTAAAGAGGGCCAGAGCGTACCGGTGGGCGTAGGCCAGCCGACCCTGAAGGTCGATAACCTTACCGTCGGCGGCACCGCCTGA
- the argR gene encoding transcriptional regulator ArgR, which produces MRSSAKQEELVKAFKALLKEEKFSSQGEIVQALQEEGFENINQSKVSRMLTKFGAVRTRNAKMEMVYCLPAELGVPTTSSPLKNLVLDIDYNDAVVVIHTSPGAAQLIARLLDSLGKAEGILGSIAGDDTIFTTPARGFTVKDLHDAILVLFEQEL; this is translated from the coding sequence ATGCGAAGTTCGGCAAAACAAGAAGAACTGGTTAAAGCGTTTAAAGCGCTGCTTAAAGAAGAAAAATTCAGCTCGCAAGGAGAGATCGTCCAGGCGCTGCAGGAGGAAGGCTTCGAGAATATCAACCAATCGAAGGTCTCCCGCATGCTCACCAAATTTGGCGCGGTGCGTACCCGTAATGCCAAAATGGAAATGGTGTATTGCCTGCCTGCCGAGCTTGGTGTTCCGACGACTTCCAGCCCGCTGAAAAATCTGGTGCTGGATATCGACTATAACGATGCCGTAGTGGTGATTCACACCAGTCCTGGCGCCGCGCAGCTGATCGCCCGCCTTCTTGATTCGCTGGGCAAGGCGGAAGGTATTCTCGGCAGCATCGCCGGCGATGACACTATCTTTACCACCCCGGCTCGCGGTTTTACGGTGAAGGATCTGCACGACGCTATCCTGGTCCTGTTCGAACAGGAACTCTGA
- a CDS encoding barstar family protein, which produces MTTYTFDFDEITEQQDFYREFSRTFALAHDKVNNLDSLWDAVTGGMLPLPLDIEFIHLNDKQRRRFGALILLFDEAEEELEGELRFNARQR; this is translated from the coding sequence ATGACCACCTATACGTTTGATTTTGACGAAATCACCGAACAGCAGGATTTCTATCGCGAGTTTTCACGGACCTTCGCGCTGGCTCACGATAAGGTTAATAATCTCGATTCACTGTGGGATGCGGTGACCGGTGGGATGTTGCCGTTGCCGTTGGACATTGAATTTATTCATTTAAATGATAAACAGCGTCGGCGCTTTGGCGCACTGATTTTATTATTTGATGAAGCAGAGGAAGAGCTGGAGGGGGAGTTGCGCTTTAACGCCAGACAGCGATAA
- the aaeB gene encoding p-hydroxybenzoic acid efflux pump subunit AaeB — protein sequence MGTYTIAPRHLRFAIKLACAVVLALFVGFHFQLETPRWAVLTAAIVAAGPAFAAGGEPYSGAIRYRGMLRIAGTFIGCIAALVIIILMIRAPLLMMLVCCLWAGFCTWISSLVKVENSYAWGLAGYTALIIIITIHTNPMLAPQFAVERCSEIVIGIVSAIVADLLFSPRSIKKEIDLELDNLLIAQYKLMQLCVAHGDKEEVDQAWGALVRRTAALEGMRSNLIMESSRWAKANQRLKAINTLSLTLITQACETYLIQNSRPEMVTDDYRELFAEPVETVQDVHQQLKRMRRFLTWKGEHNTPVTIYSWVGAATRYLLLKRGVVGNTKISRIEDGVLRGETVVKVESAERHHAMVNFWRTSVSCILGTLFWLWTGWTSGSGAMVMIAVVTALAMRLPNPRMVAIDFLYGTLAALPLGTLYFLVIMPATQQSMLLLCISLAAMAFFIGIEVQKRRLGSLGALASTINILVLDNPMQFQFSQFLDSALGQIVGCFLALMVILIVRDNSRARTGRVLLNQFVSAAVSSLTTNSARRKENHLPALYQQLFLLLNKFPGDVARFRLALTLIIAHQRLRDAPVPVNDDLSAFHRQLRRTADHVISAGSDDKRRRYFTQLLAELDVYQEKLRVWEASPQVTEPVRRLVEMLHKYQHALTSS from the coding sequence ATGGGGACATATACCATTGCTCCCCGGCATCTCCGCTTTGCCATTAAGCTTGCATGTGCGGTGGTGCTGGCGCTGTTTGTCGGTTTCCATTTTCAGCTCGAAACGCCGCGCTGGGCGGTGCTGACGGCGGCGATCGTCGCGGCCGGGCCAGCGTTTGCCGCCGGGGGAGAGCCGTACTCTGGCGCGATTCGCTATCGCGGGATGTTACGTATTGCCGGGACCTTTATTGGTTGTATTGCCGCGCTGGTCATTATCATCCTGATGATCCGCGCCCCTCTGCTAATGATGCTGGTTTGCTGCCTGTGGGCCGGGTTTTGTACCTGGATCTCCTCGCTGGTCAAGGTCGAGAACTCCTATGCCTGGGGGCTGGCCGGGTACACCGCGCTGATTATCATCATTACCATCCACACTAACCCGATGCTGGCGCCGCAGTTTGCTGTGGAGCGCTGCAGCGAAATTGTTATCGGTATTGTTAGCGCCATCGTCGCCGACCTGCTGTTCTCTCCGCGATCGATTAAAAAAGAGATCGACCTCGAACTGGATAACCTGCTGATTGCGCAATATAAGCTGATGCAGCTATGCGTTGCGCATGGCGACAAAGAGGAAGTGGATCAGGCCTGGGGAGCACTGGTGCGTCGCACTGCGGCCCTGGAAGGCATGCGCAGTAACCTGATTATGGAATCTTCACGCTGGGCGAAGGCGAATCAGCGTCTGAAAGCCATCAATACCCTTTCGTTAACGCTTATTACCCAGGCTTGCGAAACCTACCTGATCCAGAACTCGCGCCCGGAAATGGTGACGGATGACTATCGCGAACTGTTCGCCGAGCCGGTTGAGACGGTCCAGGATGTCCACCAGCAGTTGAAGCGTATGCGCCGGTTTCTGACCTGGAAAGGCGAGCATAATACGCCCGTCACCATCTATAGCTGGGTGGGTGCCGCTACACGCTATTTATTGCTTAAGCGTGGCGTGGTCGGCAACACCAAGATCAGCCGCATCGAAGATGGCGTATTGCGTGGCGAAACGGTGGTCAAAGTGGAGTCCGCTGAGCGTCATCACGCAATGGTGAACTTCTGGCGCACCTCCGTCTCCTGTATTCTCGGGACGCTGTTCTGGCTGTGGACCGGCTGGACTTCAGGCAGCGGCGCGATGGTGATGATTGCCGTGGTTACTGCGCTGGCTATGCGGCTACCGAATCCCCGAATGGTGGCGATAGACTTCCTTTACGGTACCCTGGCGGCGTTACCGCTGGGCACCTTGTACTTCCTGGTGATCATGCCGGCGACGCAGCAGAGCATGCTGCTGCTCTGCATTAGCCTGGCGGCGATGGCGTTCTTTATCGGGATCGAAGTGCAGAAAAGGCGTCTCGGATCGCTGGGGGCGCTGGCGAGCACCATTAACATTCTGGTGCTGGATAACCCGATGCAGTTCCAGTTCAGTCAGTTCCTCGACAGTGCGCTGGGACAGATTGTCGGCTGTTTCCTCGCCCTGATGGTCATTCTTATCGTCAGGGATAACTCACGGGCCAGAACCGGTCGGGTGCTGTTGAACCAGTTTGTCTCGGCGGCGGTCTCTTCACTGACCACCAACTCGGCGCGTCGCAAAGAGAATCATCTGCCTGCACTCTATCAGCAGCTGTTTTTATTGCTCAATAAATTCCCTGGCGATGTCGCCCGCTTCCGTTTGGCACTGACGTTGATTATCGCCCATCAGCGCCTGCGTGATGCGCCCGTTCCGGTGAATGACGATCTGTCGGCGTTCCATCGACAGCTACGGCGGACCGCAGATCATGTGATTTCCGCTGGCAGCGATGATAAGCGTCGGCGCTATTTCACCCAGCTGCTGGCCGAGCTTGATGTCTATCAGGAGAAGCTGAGAGTCTGGGAGGCCTCGCCGCAGGTGACCGAACCGGTGCGGCGGCTGGTAGAGATGTTGCACAAGTACCAGCATGCGCTGACCAGCAGTTAA
- the yhcN-B gene encoding DUF1471 family stress response protein YhcN-B has protein sequence MKRAMIIASLGLASLISFGASAAVQQVNAEQAQNLQSMGTISVSQVGSAPMDMRQELAAKAEKEGASSYRIIEARTGDSWHATAELYK, from the coding sequence ATGAAACGCGCAATGATCATCGCATCCCTTGGCCTGGCTTCTCTTATCTCTTTCGGCGCCAGCGCTGCCGTTCAGCAAGTGAACGCAGAGCAAGCCCAAAACCTGCAGTCCATGGGCACCATCTCCGTATCCCAGGTCGGTAGTGCGCCAATGGACATGCGCCAGGAACTGGCGGCTAAAGCAGAGAAAGAAGGCGCCAGCAGCTACCGTATTATTGAAGCACGTACCGGCGATAGCTGGCACGCCACCGCTGAGCTGTACAAATAA
- the yhcN gene encoding peroxide/acid stress response protein YhcN, producing the protein MKIKTTVAALSILSVVSFGAFAADIINSEQAQGREAIGTVSVGAVASSPMDMHEMLNKKAQEEGASSYRIIEARTGDHWHATAELYK; encoded by the coding sequence ATGAAAATCAAAACCACTGTAGCTGCTCTCAGCATCCTTTCTGTCGTGTCATTTGGCGCTTTCGCCGCTGATATTATCAACAGCGAGCAGGCCCAGGGCCGCGAGGCTATCGGCACGGTTTCCGTCGGCGCGGTAGCATCATCCCCGATGGATATGCATGAAATGCTGAACAAAAAAGCGCAGGAAGAAGGGGCTTCTTCTTACCGCATTATTGAAGCACGCACTGGCGACCACTGGCATGCCACTGCTGAGCTGTATAAATAA
- the aaeA gene encoding p-hydroxybenzoic acid efflux pump subunit AaeA: protein MKTLTRNILRTAITVILVILAFVAIFRAWVYYTASPWTRDARFSADIVAIAPDVSGLISQVNVKDNQLVKKDQVLFVIDQPRYQKALDQAEADVAYYQTLAQEKRVEAGRRNKLGVQAMSREEIDQANNVLQTVEHQLAKAVASRDLARLDLERTVIRAPADGWVTNLNVYNGEFITRGSTAVALVKENTFYVMAYLEETKLEGVRPGYRAEITPLGSSKTMKGTVDSIAAGVTNASSSSDSKGMASVDSNLEWVRLAQRVPVRIRLDHQQGNLWPSGTTATVVITGKEDRDTSQANFFQKLAMRLREFG, encoded by the coding sequence GTGAAAACACTAACAAGAAATATCCTCCGTACCGCTATTACCGTGATACTGGTCATTCTGGCCTTCGTGGCGATTTTCCGCGCCTGGGTCTATTACACCGCCTCGCCGTGGACGCGAGATGCGCGCTTTAGTGCTGATATTGTGGCCATTGCACCGGATGTCTCCGGGCTGATTTCCCAGGTAAACGTCAAGGATAACCAACTGGTTAAGAAAGACCAGGTATTGTTCGTTATTGACCAACCTCGTTACCAAAAAGCGCTGGATCAGGCAGAAGCCGATGTCGCCTACTACCAAACGTTAGCCCAGGAGAAACGCGTTGAAGCCGGTCGACGGAATAAGCTCGGCGTACAGGCGATGTCGCGGGAAGAGATAGACCAGGCGAATAACGTGCTGCAAACCGTTGAGCATCAGCTGGCGAAAGCCGTCGCCAGCCGCGATCTGGCCAGGCTGGATCTGGAGCGCACGGTGATCCGCGCCCCGGCGGATGGCTGGGTGACCAACCTGAATGTCTATAACGGAGAATTTATCACTCGCGGCTCCACGGCGGTGGCGCTGGTGAAAGAGAATACCTTTTACGTCATGGCCTATCTGGAAGAAACCAAGCTGGAAGGCGTCCGCCCGGGCTACCGTGCAGAGATTACCCCGCTTGGCAGCAGCAAAACCATGAAAGGCACAGTGGACAGTATCGCCGCAGGGGTGACCAACGCCAGCAGCAGCAGCGACTCGAAAGGGATGGCCTCGGTCGATTCTAACCTTGAATGGGTGCGTCTGGCGCAGCGTGTGCCGGTGCGTATTCGCCTCGACCACCAGCAGGGAAACCTGTGGCCGTCAGGCACTACCGCGACGGTCGTCATCACCGGTAAAGAAGACCGCGACACCAGCCAGGCCAACTTCTTCCAGAAACTGGCTATGCGCCTGCGCGAATTCGGTTAA
- a CDS encoding alpha/beta hydrolase produces MKTLPFILTSGLMLGSIAATAYASELPGYADGAQIIRVDQTRGRIDTFNGVVYSQIKNAVSVRQMHMSLLVPRNHDLKPAIVYFPGGGFTSAAWDKFIEMRMALAEAGFVVAAAEYRTVPDTFPAPVVDGKAAIRYLRAHAAEYGIDPKRIGVLGDSAGGYMAQMMALTQGEKSWEQGDFLDQSSAVQAAVTLYGISNLLNIGEGFPADIQKVHASPAVTEALLVHGSAFRNWPGATIGSDRQKALDASPMGHIARNEPPMLIMHGSADSLVSPVQSAQLYKALIAKDNKAEYVLIDGAEHGDDSWYQKPVIDRVVSWFKATLGAPVQTADGTKDKDANL; encoded by the coding sequence ATGAAAACCCTTCCTTTTATACTGACCAGCGGCCTGATGCTGGGCTCCATCGCGGCAACGGCTTATGCCTCGGAACTCCCCGGTTACGCTGATGGCGCACAGATTATTCGCGTGGATCAAACCCGTGGCCGTATTGATACCTTCAACGGCGTGGTTTACAGCCAGATTAAAAATGCAGTTTCCGTTCGTCAGATGCATATGTCTTTGCTGGTGCCGCGAAACCACGATCTGAAGCCCGCCATTGTTTACTTCCCTGGCGGTGGTTTCACCAGTGCGGCATGGGATAAATTTATCGAAATGCGCATGGCGCTGGCGGAAGCCGGGTTTGTCGTCGCAGCAGCAGAATACCGTACCGTGCCAGACACGTTTCCCGCGCCGGTTGTCGATGGTAAAGCGGCTATCCGCTATCTGCGCGCGCACGCAGCGGAATACGGCATTGATCCTAAACGTATCGGCGTGCTGGGCGATTCTGCAGGTGGCTATATGGCACAAATGATGGCGCTAACTCAGGGAGAGAAGAGCTGGGAACAGGGCGATTTTCTCGACCAGTCCTCTGCGGTTCAGGCTGCAGTGACGCTATACGGCATCTCTAATCTGTTGAATATAGGTGAAGGTTTCCCAGCCGATATTCAGAAAGTGCACGCCTCGCCTGCCGTGACGGAAGCGCTCCTGGTGCATGGCAGCGCATTTCGCAACTGGCCTGGCGCTACGATTGGCAGTGACAGGCAAAAAGCGCTCGACGCCAGCCCGATGGGACATATTGCCCGTAACGAACCACCGATGTTGATTATGCATGGCAGCGCTGACTCTCTGGTGTCACCCGTACAAAGCGCCCAGCTTTATAAGGCGTTAATAGCGAAAGATAATAAGGCAGAGTATGTGCTGATCGACGGTGCTGAACATGGTGATGATAGCTGGTATCAGAAGCCGGTTATCGACCGGGTCGTTAGCTGGTTTAAAGCGACGCTCGGCGCACCGGTACAGACAGCCGACGGGACGAAAGATAAAGATGCCAATCTGTAA
- the aaeR gene encoding HTH-type transcriptional activator AaeR translates to MERLKRMSVFAKVVELGSFTAAARQLQMSVSSISQTVAKLEDELQVKLLNRSTRSLGLTEAGKIYYQGCRRMLFEAQDVHEQLYAFNNTPIGTLRIGCSSTMAQNVLARITAEMLKEYPGLSVNLVTGIPAPDLIADGLDVVIRVGALQDSSLFSRRLGSMPMVLCAAKSYLTQAGHPEKPADLASHAWLEYSVRPDNEFEIIAPEGISTRVTPQGRFVTNDPMTLVRWLTAGVGIAYVPLMWAIEEINRGELEILLPSYQSDPRPVYALYTEKDKLPLKVQVCINYLTEYFVDVAKIYQGMHGRGIAR, encoded by the coding sequence ATGGAACGACTAAAACGCATGTCCGTCTTCGCCAAAGTGGTCGAATTAGGTTCATTCACCGCGGCGGCCCGCCAGCTTCAGATGAGCGTTTCCTCGATCAGCCAGACAGTCGCAAAACTGGAGGATGAACTGCAGGTGAAGCTGCTTAACCGCAGCACCCGCAGCCTTGGCTTAACAGAAGCCGGTAAAATCTATTACCAGGGCTGCCGTAGGATGCTCTTTGAAGCGCAGGATGTCCATGAGCAATTATACGCATTTAACAACACGCCAATCGGGACGCTGCGCATCGGCTGCTCTTCAACTATGGCACAAAATGTCCTGGCTCGCATAACCGCGGAGATGCTGAAAGAATACCCTGGACTCTCCGTAAATCTGGTCACCGGGATACCCGCGCCGGACCTGATCGCCGATGGCCTTGACGTCGTTATCCGCGTTGGCGCGCTGCAGGATTCCAGCCTCTTTTCCCGCCGCCTGGGCTCAATGCCGATGGTGTTATGTGCCGCAAAAAGCTATCTGACACAGGCTGGCCATCCGGAAAAACCGGCCGATCTGGCCAGCCATGCATGGCTGGAATATAGCGTGCGACCGGACAACGAATTTGAAATTATTGCCCCGGAAGGGATCTCAACCCGGGTGACCCCGCAGGGTCGCTTTGTGACCAACGATCCCATGACCCTGGTGCGCTGGCTGACGGCCGGGGTGGGCATCGCTTACGTACCGCTGATGTGGGCGATCGAGGAGATCAACCGAGGTGAACTGGAGATCCTGCTGCCCAGCTATCAGTCCGATCCGCGTCCGGTCTACGCCCTGTATACGGAAAAGGATAAACTGCCGCTGAAAGTGCAGGTCTGCATCAACTATCTGACGGAGTATTTTGTCGACGTGGCAAAGATTTATCAGGGAATGCACGGACGCGGGATCGCCCGGTGA